A part of Girardinichthys multiradiatus isolate DD_20200921_A chromosome 12, DD_fGirMul_XY1, whole genome shotgun sequence genomic DNA contains:
- the sart3 gene encoding squamous cell carcinoma antigen recognized by T-cells 3, translating to MAAPSNEEQTQLQDMEEEEAGMEEREMESDEEEGMGVENSEDEEDDSSEDDKENEAEIQRLEEQLSINAFDYNCHVDLIKLLKQEGELCRLRKARQKMSELFPLTEEIWLDWLKDEIRLTEEDSNREKVYELFERAVKDYICPDIWLEYAQYSIGGMGSPGGIDKVRSIFERAVTAVGLHMTKGHTLWEAYREFENAVLSTVQPPPGRIPSREEQKLLSAQLERIHTLFRRQLAVPLMDMETTYAEYEEWSENGVPETVIHLYRKALQQNQKCKSHEEALLVAEPPKLGEYQAYIDFELKEGDPPRIQIMFERALAENCLVPDMWTKYTTYLDRQLKIKDLVLSTHERAVRNCPWTMSLWKSYLQALERHGADHQSVSDVFEKALNAGFIQATDYVEIWQAYLDYLRRRVDFSKESSKELEELRTAFSRSLDYLKQDVEQRFGESGDPSCAIMQIWARIEAHHCKNMQKARELWDTIMTKGNAKYANMWLEYYSLERAYGDMTHCRKALHRAVQCTSDYPEHVCEVLLTFERVEGTLEDWDTAVQKTETRLNRINEQRAKAAEKQTNMVRHEEEKMEQRRKAKTEKKAIKKAQKATRGGEKRKAEQDDYQEDWNEESAPKRQKGNSDNNTDEYMETETGLFGRNAPPGNRPASGRAKNAQQGATVALQRQNDDNKPELRDDNCSVFISNLAYTLEDPEAKLKTLFDGCGPIRQVRLVTGNRGNFRGYGYVQFESVVSVPEALKLDRKEVEGRPMFVSPCVDKNKNPEFKVFRYNTLMEKHKIFISGLPFSCTKEQLDEICKNHGTIKDVRLVTYRSGKPKGLAYVEFANEMQASQAVLKLDGIDVEGNKISVAISNPPRRNLMDKPGSSRPTGDMMARQVYGSRGRGRTQLSLLPRSLHRQSAPPGKVENGTTAEQAPPSTGSTAANAAGEPRSLSNSDFAKMLLNK from the exons ATGGCAGCGCCAAGCAACGAAGAGCAAACGCAGTTGCAAGATATGGAGGAGGAAGAGGCGGGGATGGAGGAAAGGGAGATGGAATCGGACGAAGAGGAGGGTATGGGTGTAGAAAATTCAGAAGACGAAGAGGACGACTCGTCGGAGGATGACAAGGAAAATGAAGCCGAAATCCAGCGATTGGAGGAGCAG CTTTCGATCAACGCCTTTGACTACAACTGTCATGTGGACCTTATCAAACTCCTCAAGCAGGAAGGAGAACTTTGCCGCCTGCGAAAGGCAAGACAGAAGATGAGTGAACTTTTCCCTCTAACTGAAG AGATCTGGCTTGACTGGCTCAAGGATGAGATCCGCCTGACTGAGGAGGATTCAAACCGAGAGAAAGTGTATGAGCTGTTTGAGAGAGCTGTGAAAGACTACATCT GCCCAGATATTTGGCTCGAATATGCCCAGTACTCAATTGGTGGCATGGGGTCACCAGGGGGAATAGACAAGGTGAGGTCCATCTTTGAGAGAGCGGTGACAGCAGTGGGGCTTCACATGACCAAGGGACACACGCTGTGGGAGGCATACAGAGAGTTTGAAAACGCGGTTTTGTCCACAGTGCAG CCTCCCCCTGGCAGGATTCCCAGCCGTGAGGAGCAGAAGCTGCTCAGCGCTCAGCTTGAGCGAATTCATACACTGTTCCGCCGCCAGCTGGCCGTTCCCTTAATGG ACATGGAAACTACCTATGCGGAGTATGAGGAGTGGTCAGAAAACGGAGTCCCTGAGACGGTCATCCATCTGTACAGAAAGGCTTTGCAGCAGAACCAAAAGTGCAAATCTCATGAAGAGGCCCTG CTGGTAGCTGAACCTCCCAAACTGGGCGAATATCAAGCCTACATTGACTTTGAACTCAAGGAGGGCGACCCACCACGCATCCAGATAATGTTTGAACGAGCTTTGGCTGAGAACTGCCTGGTACCAGACATGTGGACCAAATATACCACATATCTT GACCGCCAGTTGAAGATCAAAGACCTGGTCCTCTCCACTCATGAACGAGCTGTCAGGAACTGCCCCTGGACCATGAGTCTGTGGAAGAGCTACCTACAGGCTCTGGAAAGGCATGGGGCCGACCACCAGAGTGTGTCAG ATGTTTTTGAAAAGGCGCTAAATGCGGGTTTCATTCAAGCGACAGATTATGTAGAAATATGGCAGGCATACCTCGACTACCTGAGGAGACGTGTGGACTTCAGTAAAG AATCCAGTAAAGAGTTAGAAGAGCTACGCACTGCCTTCTCTCGGTCTCTAGACTACCTGAAACAAGACGTTGAACAAC GGTTTGGTGAAAGTGGAGATCCTTCTTGCGCCATTATGCAGATTTGGGCTCGGATTGAG GCCCACCACTGTaagaacatgcagaaagcaagaGAACTGTGGGATACTATCATGACTAAAGGGAACGCCAAATATGCCAACATGTGGTTGGAATACTATAGCCTTGAAAG AGCTTATGGGGACATGACTCACTGTAGAAAGGCTCTCCACAGAGCTGTTCAGTGCACCTCAGACTACCCAGAACACGTTTGTGAAGTCCTGCTCACCTTTGAGAGGGTAGAAG GTACATTGGAGGACTGGGACACAGCAGTACAAAAGACAGAGACGAGGTTGAACAGAATAAATGAGCAGCGAGCAAAG GCGGCAGAGAAACAAACCAACATGGTACGTCACGAGGAGGAGAAAATGGAGCAACGGCGGAAGGCCAAGACAGAAAAGAAGgccatcaagaaagcccagaaGGCAACTCGAGGTGGAGAGAAGAGAAAAGCAGAGCAAGATGATTATCAGGAGGACTGGAATGAGGAATCTG CTCCAAAAAGGCAGAAAGGGAACAGTGACAACAACACAGACGAGTACATGGAGACTGAGACTGGACTCTTTGGGAGGAATGCTCCTCCTGGAAATAGGCCTGCTTCTGGTAGAGCTAAAAATGCCCAGCAGGGGGCGACAGTTGCTCTCCAAAGGCAGAACGACGACAACAAACCTGAGCTGCGAGATGACAACTGCAGCGTGTTTATCAGCAACCTGGCGTACACCCTGGAGGACCCAGAGGCCAAGCTAAAGACGCTGTTTGATGGCTGCGGTCCCATCCGACAGGTTCGGCTGGTCACCGGGAACAGGGGGAACTTCCGAGGTTACGGATACGTGCAGTTTGAATCTGTGGTGTCAGTGCCTGAAGCCCTGAAGCTAGACAGAAAGGAGGTGGAGGGCAGGCCCATGTTTGTGTCACCCTGtgttgacaaaaacaaaaatcctgagTTTAAG GTGTTTAGGTACAACACATTGATGGAGAAACACAAAATCTTCATCTCTGGGTTGCCGTTCTCATGCACTAAAGAGCAACTGGATGAGATCTGCAAAAATCACGGCACCATCAAAGATGTTCGTCTCGTCACGTATCGCTCAGGGAAACCTAAG GGTCTGGCATATGTTGAGTTTGCAAATGAAATGCAGGCGTCCCAGGCAGTGCTAAAACTAGACGGCATTGATGTGGAGGGCAACAAAATCTCTGTTGCCATAAGCAACCCTCCTCGCAGGAACCTTATGGATAAGCCTGGTTCCAGCAGGCCCACTGGAGACATGATGGCTCGTCAGGTCTACGGATC GAGAGGGAGAGGACGCACTCAGCTTTCTTTGCTCCCCCGATCTTTGCACCGTCAATCAGCACCTCCAGGCAAAGTGGAGAACGGGACCACAGCCGAGCAAGCACCGCCATCAACGGGCAGCACAGCAGCCAATGCGGCCGGAGAGCCGAGGTCTTTGTCAAATTCAGACTTTGCAAAGATGCTTCTCAATAAGTGA
- the ficd gene encoding protein adenylyltransferase FICD gives MAVVTELRYISGRRVLGGWRSLLCVVFGSLVALLLPLIGVQNQCCASLRGIAQLRCQLWGSSQPPPAVQSTSLTVPFTALDLLPQRTKPSKEMKLEAKAALQQALEMKKLGKREKAHKLLVHALSMNPDFVDALTELGTILEEEKDVVQADHLYTKALALSPCHERALVSRDRTLPLVEEIDQRYFSLIDSKMRRLMSIPKGNSALRRVMEETYYHHIYHTVAIEGNTLTLSEIRHIIETRYAVPGKSLQEQNEAIGVDAAMKYINTTLLSRSGAITVGEILEIHRRVLGYVDPVEGGRLRTSQVFVGHHIPPHPKDLQRHMDELVQWLNSEEALQLHPVEYAALAHYKLVYIHPFVDGNGRTSRLLMNLVLMQARYPPITIRKEQRAEYYATLDTANEGDVRPFIRFIAKCTEITLDTLLISTTEYAVGLPEADRKQPCPSCKQTIPVH, from the exons ATGGCTGTTGTGACGGAGTTGCGCTACATCAGCGGCCGCCGGGTCCTCGGAGGATGGCGCTCGCTGCTGTGCGTGGTTTTCGGCTCCTTGGTGGCCCTCCTGCTGCCCCTGATTGGGGTGCAGAACCAGTGCTGTGCCTCCCTGAGGGGTATCGCCCAGCTCCGTTGCCAGCTGTGGGGGAGCTCGCAACCTCCTCCAGCTGTGCAGTCCACCAGCCTGACTGTCCCCTTCACTGCCCTGGACCTGCTGCCTCAGAGGACCAAACCCAGCAAAG agatgaagctggaggCCAAGGCAGCGCTGCAGCAGGCTCTGGAGATGAAGAAACTTGGGAAAAGGGAGAAGGCTCACAAGCTGCTGGTGCATGCTCTTAGTATGAACCCTGACTTTGTGGATGCTCTGACGGAGCTGGGGACCatactggaggaggagaaggatgTCGTCCAGGCGGACCACCTGTACACGAAGGCCTTGGCCCTCTCGCCGTGTCATGAGAGAGCTCTGGTCAGCAGAGACCGGACCCTTCCCCTGGTGGAGGAGATCGACCAGCGTTACTTCAGCTTAATCGACAGTAAAATGCGCAGGCTGATGTCCATTCCCAAGGGTAACTCCGCACTTCGCCGAGTGATGGAGGAGACCTACTACCACCATATTTATCACACCGTGGCAATAGAGGGCAACACCCTCACTTTGTCCGAGATCCGACACATCATCGAGACGCGCTACGCCGTCCCCGGAAAGAGCCTGCAGGAGCAGAACGAGGCCATCGGTGTGGATGCAGCCATGAAGTATATCAACACCACGCTGCTATCAAGATCAGGAGCCATCACTGTTGGAGAAATCCTGGAGATTCACAGACGAGTGCTCGGCTACGTGGACCCCGTGGAGGGCGGTCGGCTGCGGACCAGCCAGGTGTTTGTGGGCCACCACATCCCACCACACCCCAAGGACCTGCAGCGACACATGGATGAGCTGGTGCAGTGGCTCAACTCAGAGGAAGCCCTGCAGCTGCACCCTGTGGAGTACGCAGCTCTGGCCCACTACAAACTGGTGTACATACACCCATTTGTAGACGGAAACGGACGCACATCACGGCTGCTCATGAACCTCGTGCTCATGCAGGCGAGGTACCCACCGATTACTATTCGCAAAGAGCAAAGGGCAGAGTATTATGCCACTTTGGACACGGCCAATGAGGGGGACGTGCGTCCCTTCATTCGCTTCATAGCCAAATGTACAGAAATTACACTGGACACACTGTTGATTTCCACAACCGAGTACGCTGTGGGACTTCCAGAAGCCGACCGGAAGCAGCCCTGTCCCAGCTGCAAACAGACCATTCCAGTCCACTAA
- the cmklr1 gene encoding chemokine-like receptor 1: MENSADDVDFIDKGDFYFYEYLDNYTESDNFTIHEGRSFQHKPTCMKEGMCVSLTVINVIIFLLGFFGNMLVIWISGFKMRKTVNTTWYLSLAISDFLFCAFLPLNIANMVMEEWIFGLFMCKFTSVLIFINMFSSIFLLVVISVDRCVSVVFPVWAQNHRSVQKASAVVVFAWLLAIGMSVPSMIFRDVRNGIDGRQTCFNNYTTKLHSHKSVALTRFVAGFVVPFIAIIFCYSIIIIKLRNNRMTKSSKPFKVMTSLIVAFFVCWLPYHVFVLLELNHHSHDRYTLITGLHVGSILASANSFLNPLLYVFMGNDFKRSFKSSVLSKMENAMADEGRTTSRYLSRSSSMDGRASTHI; the protein is encoded by the coding sequence atggagaactCTGCGGACGATGTGGACTTTATTGACAAGGGAGACTTTTACTTTTATGAATACTTAGACAACTACACTGAATCAGACAATTTCACTATACATGAGGGAAGATCTTTCCAACACAAACCTACCTGTATGAAAGAAGGCATGTGCGTGTCTCTGACAGTAATCAATGTGATCATATTTCTGCTGGGCTTTTTTGGGAACATGCTGGTCATCTGGATCTCTGGCTTTAAGATGAGGAAGACGGTGAACACCACTTGGTACCTGAGCCTTGCCATCTCTGACTTCCTCTTCTGTGCCTTCCTGCCATTAAACATCGCCAACATGGTGATGGAAGAGTGGATCTTCGGTCTCTTCATGTGCAAGTTTACCTCTGTGTTGATATTCATCAACATGTTCAGCAGCATCTTCCTCCTCGTTGTCATCAGCGTGGACCGCTGTGTGTCCGTCGTGTTTCCAGTTTGGGCCCAGAACCACCGCTCTGTTCAAAAGGcatcagctgtggttgttttCGCTTGGCTTCTTGCCATCGGGATGAGCGTTCCCTCCATGATCTTTCGGGATGTCCGTAATGGGATTGATGGCAGGCAAACTTGCTTCAATAATTACACCACAAAACTACACAGTCACAAGAGTGTTGCTTTGACCCGCTTTGTTGCAGGCTTTGTGGTTCCTTTCATTGCGattattttctgttactccATCATTATCATCAAACTTCGAAACAACAGGATGACAAAATCCTCTAAACCCTTCAAAGTAATGACCTCACTTATTGTAGCCTTTTTTGTCTGCTGGCTGCCCTACCATGTGTTTGTCCTACTTGAGCTGAACCACCACAGCCATGACCGCTATACTTTAATCACTGGACTCCATGTTGGCTCAATTTTAGCATCAGCAAATAGTTTCCTTAATCCATTGCTGTACGTCTTCATGGGAAACGATTTCAAGCGAAGTTTCAAGAGCTCTGTGCTCTCAAAGATGGAGAATGCAATGGCCGACGAAGGCCGCACCACCAGTCGGTACCTGTCCAGGTCCAGCTCCATGGATGGCAGAGCTTCCACACACATTTAG